A genomic stretch from Sulfobacillus thermosulfidooxidans includes:
- the kdpA gene encoding potassium-transporting ATPase subunit KdpA, whose product MSIQTVMTWVVIFAVFALTVKPVGNYIVKVFTFEPTWLDKPLKPIENALFRVMGIQRDSTMTAKDYAIALLLTNFAWLIGAYLLLRMQGALPFNPQHFPDINPRLAFNTAASFTTNTNWQAYSGENTMSYFSQFAVLSYLQFVTPATGGAAGIAFIRMLSGRKIGNFFVDLTLMVTRLLLPLSVIVTLILVGQGVPESLGPYLHIHTITGQTQTVPQGPIASWEAIEHLGQNGGGYTNANSANPLENPTAFSNVIEVISMGLLPIGFFYAFGAMTKRKRLAWTLIGVSASFYVIMLALIYFPEMAGNPVINALGLHSHANMVGKELRFGIGGTSIFETSTMAFTTGSVASAHDSYLPLSSLSFFLGMFLNMVFGGKGVGLLNMLMFVIITIFLMGLMVGRTPEFLGKKIETREVSLASIAFLLHPLLILVGSAIAVATPQGLHGVFNPGPQGLSEILYGFTSAAANNGSAFGGLGASLPFYEIALGIVVIIGRYASVIAMLLIGESLLNKRSVPETSGTMHTDTPLFGGILFGAIIILNALTFFPVMALGPIAEQYLMLAHHLF is encoded by the coding sequence TTGTCTATTCAGACAGTGATGACGTGGGTTGTGATCTTTGCAGTCTTTGCCCTAACGGTCAAACCTGTAGGAAACTATATTGTTAAAGTCTTTACTTTTGAACCGACATGGTTGGATAAACCCTTGAAACCCATTGAAAATGCTCTATTTCGCGTGATGGGGATTCAAAGAGATAGTACTATGACGGCAAAGGATTATGCCATTGCCTTATTGCTGACGAACTTTGCCTGGTTAATTGGGGCATATTTGTTGCTACGCATGCAAGGGGCATTACCATTTAATCCCCAACATTTTCCGGATATCAATCCCCGATTGGCATTTAACACCGCCGCGAGTTTTACAACCAATACCAACTGGCAGGCCTATTCCGGCGAAAATACCATGTCCTATTTTTCGCAGTTCGCGGTGCTATCTTATTTGCAATTCGTCACGCCCGCAACAGGTGGGGCGGCTGGCATTGCATTTATTCGCATGCTGAGTGGGCGAAAAATTGGGAATTTTTTCGTGGATCTCACGTTAATGGTGACCAGGCTGTTATTGCCCTTATCGGTGATAGTGACCTTAATATTAGTTGGTCAAGGGGTACCGGAATCCCTAGGACCGTATCTTCATATCCACACGATTACCGGCCAAACTCAAACCGTTCCGCAAGGACCTATTGCATCATGGGAAGCTATTGAACATCTAGGCCAAAATGGCGGAGGATATACCAACGCTAACAGTGCCAATCCGTTGGAAAATCCGACTGCTTTCTCTAATGTCATTGAAGTCATTTCGATGGGCCTGTTGCCCATAGGATTCTTTTATGCTTTTGGCGCAATGACCAAAAGAAAGCGTCTTGCCTGGACATTAATTGGGGTGTCTGCCAGCTTCTATGTCATCATGTTAGCGCTTATTTATTTTCCGGAAATGGCAGGAAACCCGGTGATTAATGCCCTGGGCCTTCATTCGCATGCGAATATGGTCGGCAAAGAGTTGCGATTTGGCATTGGTGGCACCAGTATTTTTGAAACGTCGACCATGGCATTTACCACGGGCTCGGTCGCCAGTGCCCACGACAGCTATTTGCCTTTGTCCTCGCTTAGCTTCTTTTTGGGCATGTTTCTCAATATGGTTTTTGGTGGCAAGGGTGTTGGGCTCCTGAATATGTTGATGTTTGTCATTATTACCATTTTCTTAATGGGATTGATGGTTGGACGCACGCCCGAGTTCTTAGGCAAAAAAATTGAAACCCGGGAAGTATCTTTGGCGTCTATCGCGTTTTTACTTCATCCCCTACTTATTTTGGTGGGGAGTGCCATTGCTGTGGCAACTCCTCAAGGGTTGCACGGGGTCTTTAATCCAGGTCCCCAAGGGTTATCAGAGATTCTTTATGGTTTTACCTCAGCAGCAGCCAATAATGGTTCGGCTTTTGGGGGATTAGGTGCCTCGCTACCCTTTTACGAGATCGCGCTGGGAATTGTCGTGATTATTGGCCGTTACGCATCTGTCATTGCAATGCTTCTTATCGGCGAATCCTTACTAAACAAACGCTCAGTTCCAGAAACGTCGGGTACCATGCATACGGATACCCCGTTGTTTGGTGGCATTTTATTTGGCGCCATTATTATTTTGAATGCCCTGACGTTCTTCCCCGTCATGGCACTCGGTCCGATCGCCGAACAATATCTCATGTTAGCCCATCATTTATTCTGA
- the kdpB gene encoding potassium-transporting ATPase subunit KdpB, which produces MAVQDAPVSQNYVGSVLKDTFRKLDPREMIHNPVMFVVEVGTAVVIWLDVVAKNASDRSYDTLVAVILLMTILFATFAEAYAEARGRAQADFLRRTKSSTRAKVLQPDGSMTLVDSSQLTRGSKVVVEAGDMIPGDGVVLEGVGSVDESAITGESAPVVKAKEDAVTGGTVLLSDRLVLEITVNPGETFLDRMIALVEGAERQKTPNEIALSALLGVLTLIFVLVVVTLVPIARYFGPHAANITTMVALLVCLIPTTIGALLSAIGIAGMNRVSLVNVVAKSGRAVEAAGDIDTIILDKTGTITIGNRMATEFLPVPGVSVEELAEASLISSLADTTPEGRSVVELAQKILHLDTLPEYTGEPVPFSAHTRMSGIDLADGRQVRKGAVSAIRAIVQDAPSELEVNAEVVAKDGGTPLAVEVDGRALGIIRLKDIVKSGLKERFADFRAMGIRTVMATGDNRITAAVIAQEAGVDDFIAEAKPEDKIALIKKEQAEGKLVAMTGDGTNDAPALAQADVGLAMNSGTMAAKEAGNMIDLDSNPTKLLDVVMVGKQLLITRGALTTFSIANDVAKYFAIIPAMFAAVPELSGLRALNIMGLKTPHGAILSALIFNALIIPALIPFAIKGVKYRAESADKMLARNIFNWGILGVIIPFIGIWGIDRILGLFGLA; this is translated from the coding sequence TTGGCAGTTCAAGACGCCCCGGTTTCACAGAATTATGTGGGCAGTGTTCTAAAAGATACTTTCCGGAAACTTGATCCGCGTGAAATGATTCACAATCCTGTTATGTTTGTGGTTGAAGTGGGAACTGCGGTTGTGATTTGGCTTGACGTGGTGGCTAAAAATGCATCAGACCGGAGTTATGACACACTGGTGGCTGTGATTTTGTTGATGACGATTCTTTTTGCAACCTTTGCCGAAGCCTATGCGGAGGCGCGTGGGCGAGCTCAGGCCGACTTTTTGCGACGGACAAAATCGTCGACCCGGGCTAAAGTATTGCAACCTGATGGGAGTATGACTTTGGTCGATTCCTCGCAGCTGACGAGAGGGAGCAAAGTTGTGGTGGAAGCGGGGGATATGATTCCGGGTGATGGAGTTGTGCTGGAAGGTGTGGGCTCGGTTGATGAATCGGCTATTACGGGTGAATCCGCTCCTGTAGTCAAAGCTAAGGAAGATGCGGTGACTGGCGGCACGGTGCTGTTATCCGATCGGCTCGTCCTTGAAATTACCGTAAATCCCGGAGAGACGTTTTTAGATCGCATGATTGCGTTGGTCGAGGGAGCGGAACGGCAAAAAACCCCCAATGAGATCGCCTTATCGGCATTGCTTGGAGTGCTCACATTGATTTTCGTTCTGGTGGTTGTAACCTTGGTTCCTATTGCCCGATATTTTGGACCGCATGCGGCCAATATTACCACCATGGTAGCTTTACTGGTTTGTTTAATCCCGACAACTATTGGAGCGTTGCTCTCGGCGATTGGAATTGCTGGGATGAACCGTGTCTCACTGGTGAACGTTGTGGCCAAAAGTGGCCGCGCCGTCGAAGCGGCAGGGGATATTGATACCATTATTCTTGATAAGACCGGTACGATTACCATTGGTAATCGAATGGCAACGGAATTTTTGCCGGTACCAGGAGTCAGTGTGGAAGAATTAGCGGAGGCCTCATTGATCTCCTCTCTAGCGGATACGACCCCAGAAGGTCGATCGGTGGTCGAGTTGGCTCAAAAAATTCTCCATTTGGATACCCTGCCCGAATACACAGGAGAACCTGTCCCATTTTCTGCGCACACGCGGATGAGCGGAATTGATTTAGCTGATGGTCGCCAGGTGCGTAAAGGAGCGGTCAGCGCAATTCGTGCCATTGTCCAGGATGCTCCCAGTGAGTTAGAAGTCAATGCGGAAGTGGTGGCTAAAGATGGTGGCACACCGTTGGCAGTAGAAGTCGATGGACGGGCGCTCGGCATTATCCGTCTCAAAGACATTGTGAAATCGGGATTAAAGGAACGCTTTGCCGATTTTCGTGCCATGGGAATACGTACCGTCATGGCCACAGGCGATAACCGGATTACGGCTGCCGTGATTGCTCAAGAGGCTGGAGTTGACGATTTTATTGCAGAGGCCAAACCAGAAGACAAGATAGCTCTTATCAAAAAGGAACAGGCAGAAGGAAAACTTGTCGCCATGACAGGAGACGGGACAAATGATGCGCCCGCTCTGGCTCAAGCCGATGTGGGACTGGCAATGAATAGCGGAACTATGGCTGCAAAAGAAGCGGGGAATATGATTGATTTAGATTCGAATCCCACCAAATTATTAGATGTTGTCATGGTGGGGAAGCAGCTCTTGATTACTCGTGGGGCCTTGACGACATTCTCGATTGCTAATGACGTCGCAAAATACTTTGCGATTATTCCTGCGATGTTTGCTGCGGTACCTGAACTTTCGGGCTTACGAGCCTTAAACATCATGGGACTAAAAACACCCCATGGAGCAATTTTATCGGCTTTGATTTTTAATGCCCTGATTATTCCCGCACTCATTCCCTTTGCGATTAAGGGAGTAAAATACCGCGCGGAAAGTGCGGACAAAATGTTGGCAAGAAATATTTTTAACTGGGGAATTCTTGGCGTGATTATCCCCTTTATTGGAATTTGGGGCATTGACCGAATCTTAGGCTTATTTGGGCTGGCATAA
- the kdpC gene encoding potassium-transporting ATPase subunit KdpC, with protein MKWLRPIVGVTLGTWLLVGLGYPLVMTGISQILFPYQANGSPIKVNGQVVASQHVGQYFNQPQYFWGRPSATTPPYNPEASGPSNLGPTNKLLLEHVKARIKVLQESIPGLKVSQIPISLVESSGSGLDPDITVQSALIQIPRVAKATGLSEGFLTRLVDQHVLGPQFGIFGKDRVNVVELNLAVYEALHAHKSS; from the coding sequence ATGAAATGGTTGCGACCGATTGTTGGCGTGACATTGGGAACATGGTTGCTAGTAGGATTAGGATATCCGCTGGTGATGACCGGTATCAGTCAGATTCTGTTTCCCTATCAGGCGAACGGATCTCCGATTAAAGTGAATGGCCAAGTTGTGGCATCGCAGCATGTGGGGCAGTATTTTAATCAACCACAATATTTTTGGGGCAGACCGTCTGCGACTACGCCGCCCTATAATCCCGAAGCTTCTGGCCCGAGTAATTTAGGTCCCACGAACAAATTACTTCTGGAACATGTCAAGGCGCGCATCAAGGTCCTGCAGGAGAGTATTCCGGGACTTAAAGTGTCTCAAATTCCGATAAGTCTGGTAGAGAGTTCGGGATCCGGATTAGATCCCGATATTACCGTCCAGTCCGCTCTCATTCAAATTCCACGGGTTGCCAAAGCTACAGGATTGAGTGAAGGATTTTTGACCCGCCTTGTCGATCAACATGTTCTGGGACCCCAGTTCGGCATTTTCGGAAAAGACCGGGTCAATGTCGTTGAATTAAATTTAGCGGTTTACGAAGCCCTGCATGCGCACAAATCCAGTTAG
- a CDS encoding rhodanese-like domain-containing protein: MAILTAEEFVSQVERGMALFLDINPPQIYSKGHPAGTYNFPFHRRAWGEEVKRALNGQNPPIGLYADNPAVIQAAVESLEQAGLNVVFTWDKGLQAWQDAKLPVERVIDLTVDELRQNLDKYVVIDVREAYELRTGKIPGALHIPMGQIQNRINELDKDKTYAIVCASGGRSSSVAAWMSQQGYNVANVVGGMSLWLGGGHPVERP, encoded by the coding sequence ATGGCAATTTTAACAGCCGAAGAATTTGTGTCTCAGGTCGAACGGGGCATGGCGCTATTTTTGGATATTAATCCGCCTCAAATTTACAGTAAGGGTCACCCAGCTGGCACCTATAACTTTCCGTTTCACCGCCGTGCTTGGGGTGAAGAGGTCAAACGAGCCTTAAACGGCCAAAATCCTCCTATTGGCCTTTATGCCGACAATCCGGCTGTAATTCAAGCCGCAGTCGAAAGTTTGGAACAGGCCGGTTTAAATGTCGTATTTACGTGGGATAAAGGACTTCAAGCATGGCAAGATGCCAAATTGCCTGTCGAACGCGTCATTGATCTCACCGTCGATGAATTGCGCCAAAATCTCGACAAGTACGTAGTTATCGATGTCCGTGAAGCTTACGAATTGCGTACTGGCAAGATTCCTGGTGCCTTGCACATTCCCATGGGACAAATTCAAAATCGTATCAATGAACTCGACAAAGACAAGACCTATGCTATCGTATGCGCATCCGGTGGTCGGAGCTCATCTGTCGCCGCTTGGATGTCCCAACAAGGTTACAATGTGGCCAATGTGGTCGGTGGAATGTCATTGTGGCTTGGCGGAGGGCACCCGGTAGAGCGCCCATAA